A stretch of the Ptiloglossa arizonensis isolate GNS036 chromosome 1, iyPtiAriz1_principal, whole genome shotgun sequence genome encodes the following:
- the Pits gene encoding protein interacting with Ttk69 and Sin3A isoform X2 produces the protein MMGKRTQCYLCDLPRMPWAMIMDYSEPVCRGCVNYEGADRIDLVLESAKQMKKAHGFQEARSSTSKGYRTTGHTEHNGGTNLDVLPIQNTGQSHSRHHNIAGYSQLHHRNSITEFNSGTSRQQISRQHEETHEIANGMRSNNVRIPNAHLAAVAHHVNLSHNRGIAQLKRGISTIDEDEHAEKRLSLEEQHPVRPPLTRGDSLPAVSLAVSYVQDRTKEKHPVRAPSFETATTFKANGAYVGPSIPLAPANVAANGGGSPLRPRTSPPPPPPPAQESSNDNSQSNHHQGSTNGPSPMAALMSVADNLASPESVPQPPNNPSPTSRSPPTTATNAQQRSASRGSQHSPNSSGPSGRRSSGSRHVSSTTVTTSSEGAVAQVASAEQVTAPILKCTLCQERLEDTHFVQCPSMTHHKFCFPCSRESIKRQGAGSEVYCPSGEKCPLANSQVPWAFMQGEIATILGEDTTGSGLKVKKERET, from the exons ATGATGGGAAAGAGAACGCAGTGCTACTTGTGCGATCTGCCCAGGATGCCTTGGGCCATGATCATGGACTATTCGGAACCCGTGTGCCGCGGTTGCGTGAATTACGAAGGTGCCGACAGGATAGACCTGGTATTGGAATCGGCCAAGCAAATGAAAAAGGCACACGGCTTTCAAGAAGCCAGATCATCGACGTCGAAAGGATACAGAACGACCGGGCACACCGAACACAACGGCGGCACCAATTTAGACGTTCTGCCGATACAGAATACTGGTCAGAGCCATTCGAGGCATCACAATATCGCCGGTTACTCGCAGCTTCACCATCGAAACTCGATCACCGAATTTAACTCTGGCACCTCTAGGCAACAGATTTCTCGGCAGCACGAGGAAACTCATGAAATTGCAAATGGCATGAGGAGTAATAACGTGAGAATTCCAAACGCCCACCTAGCTGCGGTGGCGCATCACGTGAATCTCAGCCACAACAGAGGCATTGCACAGCTCAAGCGGGGTATTTCCACTATTGACGAAgacgaacacgcggagaagagGCTTTCCTTAGAGGAACAGCATCCGGTTAGACCGCCATTGACCAGGGGCGATTCCTTGCCAGCTGTAAGTCTCGCCGTCAGTTACGTCCAGGATAGAACCAAGGAAAAGCATCCTGTAAGAGCACCCAGTTTCGAGACCGCTACTACATTCAAGGCCAATG GAGCGTACGTCGGTCCGTCTATCCCATTGGCGCCGGCAAACGTGGCGGCAAATGGTGGAGGTTCGCCTCTTCGTCCACGAACGAGCcctccgccaccgccaccaccggctCAGGAGAGCTCCAACGATAACTCGCAGTCGAATCACCATCAG GGTTCGACGAACGGTCCGTCGCCTATGGCAGCGCTAATGTCCGTTGCTGACAACCTAGCATCGCCCGAATCAGTGCCACAACCACCGAACAATCCGAGTCCAACCAGCAGAAGCCCCCCAACtacggctacaaacgctcagcAACGCAGCGCCTCCAGAGGTTCGCAACACAGCCCGAACAGTTCAG GACCCTCGGGTAGGAGATCCAGTGGCTCGAGGCACGTATCGTCGACGACTGTGACAACATCGTCGGAAGGAGCGGTTGCACAAGTCGCCAGTGCCGAACAAGTAACGGCACCGATACTGAAATGTACCCTGTGTCAAGAACGTCTCGAAGACACCCACTTCGTTCAGTGCCCCAGCATGACGCACCACAAATTCTGTTTCCCCTGCAGCCGGGAGAGTATAAAGAGACAGGGCGCTGGCTCCGAG GTTTATTGTCCAAGCGGGGAGAAGTGTCCATTGGCGAACAGCCAAGTGCCATGGGCGTTCATGCAAGGCGAGATAGCCACTATCTTGGGCGAGGACACCACGGGCTCCGGGCTTAAAGTAAAGAAGGAGAGGGAAACTTAA
- the Pits gene encoding protein interacting with Ttk69 and Sin3A isoform X1 codes for MMGKRTQCYLCDLPRMPWAMIMDYSEPVCRGCVNYEGADRIDLVLESAKQMKKAHGFQEARSSTSKGYRTTGHTEHNGGTNLDVLPIQNTGQSHSRHHNIAGYSQLHHRNSITEFNSGTSRQQISRQHEETHEIANGMRSNNVRIPNAHLAAVAHHVNLSHNRGIAQLKRGISTIDEDEHAEKRLSLEEQHPVRPPLTRGDSLPAVSLAVSYVQDRTKEKHPVRAPSFETATTFKANGAYVGPSIPLAPANVAANGGGSPLRPRTSPPPPPPPAQESSNDNSQSNHHQNFMLQGSTNGPSPMAALMSVADNLASPESVPQPPNNPSPTSRSPPTTATNAQQRSASRGSQHSPNSSGPSGRRSSGSRHVSSTTVTTSSEGAVAQVASAEQVTAPILKCTLCQERLEDTHFVQCPSMTHHKFCFPCSRESIKRQGAGSEVYCPSGEKCPLANSQVPWAFMQGEIATILGEDTTGSGLKVKKERET; via the exons ATGATGGGAAAGAGAACGCAGTGCTACTTGTGCGATCTGCCCAGGATGCCTTGGGCCATGATCATGGACTATTCGGAACCCGTGTGCCGCGGTTGCGTGAATTACGAAGGTGCCGACAGGATAGACCTGGTATTGGAATCGGCCAAGCAAATGAAAAAGGCACACGGCTTTCAAGAAGCCAGATCATCGACGTCGAAAGGATACAGAACGACCGGGCACACCGAACACAACGGCGGCACCAATTTAGACGTTCTGCCGATACAGAATACTGGTCAGAGCCATTCGAGGCATCACAATATCGCCGGTTACTCGCAGCTTCACCATCGAAACTCGATCACCGAATTTAACTCTGGCACCTCTAGGCAACAGATTTCTCGGCAGCACGAGGAAACTCATGAAATTGCAAATGGCATGAGGAGTAATAACGTGAGAATTCCAAACGCCCACCTAGCTGCGGTGGCGCATCACGTGAATCTCAGCCACAACAGAGGCATTGCACAGCTCAAGCGGGGTATTTCCACTATTGACGAAgacgaacacgcggagaagagGCTTTCCTTAGAGGAACAGCATCCGGTTAGACCGCCATTGACCAGGGGCGATTCCTTGCCAGCTGTAAGTCTCGCCGTCAGTTACGTCCAGGATAGAACCAAGGAAAAGCATCCTGTAAGAGCACCCAGTTTCGAGACCGCTACTACATTCAAGGCCAATG GAGCGTACGTCGGTCCGTCTATCCCATTGGCGCCGGCAAACGTGGCGGCAAATGGTGGAGGTTCGCCTCTTCGTCCACGAACGAGCcctccgccaccgccaccaccggctCAGGAGAGCTCCAACGATAACTCGCAGTCGAATCACCATCAG AATTTTATGCTCCAGGGTTCGACGAACGGTCCGTCGCCTATGGCAGCGCTAATGTCCGTTGCTGACAACCTAGCATCGCCCGAATCAGTGCCACAACCACCGAACAATCCGAGTCCAACCAGCAGAAGCCCCCCAACtacggctacaaacgctcagcAACGCAGCGCCTCCAGAGGTTCGCAACACAGCCCGAACAGTTCAG GACCCTCGGGTAGGAGATCCAGTGGCTCGAGGCACGTATCGTCGACGACTGTGACAACATCGTCGGAAGGAGCGGTTGCACAAGTCGCCAGTGCCGAACAAGTAACGGCACCGATACTGAAATGTACCCTGTGTCAAGAACGTCTCGAAGACACCCACTTCGTTCAGTGCCCCAGCATGACGCACCACAAATTCTGTTTCCCCTGCAGCCGGGAGAGTATAAAGAGACAGGGCGCTGGCTCCGAG GTTTATTGTCCAAGCGGGGAGAAGTGTCCATTGGCGAACAGCCAAGTGCCATGGGCGTTCATGCAAGGCGAGATAGCCACTATCTTGGGCGAGGACACCACGGGCTCCGGGCTTAAAGTAAAGAAGGAGAGGGAAACTTAA